In Candidatus Margulisiibacteriota bacterium, the following proteins share a genomic window:
- a CDS encoding response regulator — MEKPLILTIDDEQRIADNIAELIKRTDRYDAVAVYSAKDGFDFLAKNKKFLGLGGNKVKCILLDIKMPEMDGLQFLTKLRKEYGDSIGVVMLTAWEDNEKWDKATSGFVVSYLKKPFKAEELVSTLDRYFDGEATRMTLETFEKHIQKREEFKEAEKSL; from the coding sequence ATGGAAAAACCGCTTATTCTGACAATTGACGATGAACAACGGATCGCTGATAATATCGCCGAACTAATCAAGAGGACCGACCGCTACGACGCGGTCGCCGTTTACAGCGCCAAAGACGGGTTTGACTTCCTGGCCAAGAATAAAAAGTTCCTTGGTTTGGGCGGCAATAAGGTCAAATGCATTTTACTCGACATCAAGATGCCGGAAATGGACGGGCTCCAGTTCTTAACCAAGCTCCGCAAAGAATACGGCGATTCGATCGGCGTGGTCATGCTGACCGCCTGGGAAGACAATGAGAAGTGGGACAAAGCGACCTCCGGGTTCGTGGTCAGCTATCTGAAAAAACCGTTCAAGGCGGAAGAACTGGTCTCGACCCTCGACCGTTACTTTGACGGCGAAGCGACCAGAATGACCCTGGAAACTTTCGAAAAACACATCCAGAAGCGGGAAGAATTTAAGGAAGCGGAAAAGTCATTATAA
- the mtnP gene encoding S-methyl-5'-thioadenosine phosphorylase — MVKIGIIGGSGLDDPKILKDPIEVEANSSFGKPSSLLTCGKIGGVEVAILARHGKDHSIMPTKVNYLANIFALKEIGCTHILAATAVGSLREEIKPGHLVFPSQFIDFTRHRNVTFYTEKVVHTPMSDPYDKKLRDLLCKTSDELGLKYNHDVTVVTIEGPRFSTRAESHMFRAWGADIINMSTCPEVILANELGIPYQTIAMSTDYDCWKEDEAPVTFEMVLERMKENAEKVKKLLITVIPKVR, encoded by the coding sequence ATGGTTAAAATAGGTATTATCGGCGGCTCGGGGCTGGATGATCCCAAGATCCTCAAGGACCCGATCGAAGTTGAGGCGAACAGCAGTTTTGGCAAGCCATCGTCCCTTCTGACCTGCGGCAAGATCGGGGGAGTAGAAGTTGCGATCTTGGCCCGGCACGGGAAAGACCACAGCATCATGCCGACCAAGGTCAATTACCTGGCTAATATTTTCGCGTTAAAAGAGATCGGTTGTACCCATATCCTGGCGGCGACCGCCGTTGGGTCGCTTCGCGAAGAGATCAAGCCGGGGCATCTGGTCTTCCCGTCGCAATTTATCGACTTTACCCGCCACCGGAACGTGACCTTCTACACCGAAAAGGTCGTTCATACGCCGATGAGCGATCCGTACGACAAAAAACTGCGCGATCTCTTATGTAAGACCAGCGACGAACTCGGCTTAAAATACAATCATGACGTCACGGTCGTGACGATTGAAGGGCCGCGTTTTTCGACCCGGGCGGAGAGCCACATGTTCCGCGCCTGGGGAGCGGACATTATCAATATGTCGACCTGTCCTGAAGTTATTTTGGCCAATGAGCTGGGGATACCGTACCAAACGATCGCCATGTCGACCGATTACGACTGCTGGAAAGAGGACGAAGCGCCGGTCACTTTTGAGATGGTCCTCGAGCGGATGAAAGAGAACGCCGAAAAAGTTAAAAAGCTCCTGATC